A stretch of Myxococcus hansupus DNA encodes these proteins:
- the agmC gene encoding adventurous gliding motility protein AgmC — translation MRFVWTCLLVLLPASPALAELDSFGLGTGRHGALNVTASDHIVNVATPLTAGVNTGETRIKVERTTGFSEGMLVLFHQSGGPDEAVGTSGGTLELRGVGHWELARVAAVSSEPVELRLTAPLVHPFVIPGAQVVTVPEYTTVTVAAGATVAPRPWDGRSGGIVAFLATGSVTNQGLISAEGAGFRGGAFLNHPEIYSCTALDLAPEAGGSYKGEGLLVGRFGSAAGRGSAAGGGGGGNCHNAGGGGGANAGRGGGGGRSTETDLMRDVGGQGGVPAAYSLVEKFIFGSGGGAGEGNDDLGSGGGAGGGAVLLRARAFSGSGRITVDGLSALPTPGDDGAGGGGAGGALILRAEGTLGCGAARAAGGRGGTVSDPDWVLGPGGGGGGGGVLLQGTTTPCPTVVTGGAAGTLTASDGGTHGAGLGSSGVVTQYLTSYRTPTMPAVSTPVDGAVGVPDRPRFVGRAEPGVRVLVFVDGVERLHVVADAAGSFSAHIAPPQESLSVGTHTVHAVSESLGAFSRSSVPVTFSVAATLEDGGVVVEPILVIPQDGETVGTTPLFAGVAPNGLTVGIEVDNGAEVIIPVDGAGRFRYQWPAESPLAPGPHFVTVHSHNEAGISGPYSQPIRFESQAVSGGVDGGSSNPDAGSSQGDGGGTQVPEEGWPVLVVPEEGEVVDTTPLFAGAASPGATVVIEVDGSEVATVTADDTGAFRYQVPREGALSVGPHSVAAQEHLIASSRAPARSRSTAFQVRGPAALDVGCGCGASPVGMVGAWSLLVGLAVLARRRRA, via the coding sequence ATGCGCTTCGTCTGGACCTGCCTGCTCGTGTTGCTCCCGGCGTCTCCCGCGTTGGCGGAGCTGGATTCCTTTGGCCTGGGGACGGGCCGTCATGGCGCGCTCAACGTGACGGCGTCTGACCACATCGTCAACGTCGCCACGCCGCTGACGGCCGGTGTGAATACGGGGGAGACCCGCATCAAGGTGGAACGCACCACGGGGTTCTCCGAAGGGATGCTCGTGCTCTTCCACCAGAGCGGCGGCCCGGATGAGGCCGTGGGCACCAGCGGCGGCACGCTCGAGCTCCGAGGCGTGGGGCATTGGGAGCTGGCCCGCGTGGCCGCGGTGTCGAGCGAGCCGGTCGAGCTGCGTCTGACCGCGCCGCTGGTCCACCCCTTCGTCATCCCCGGCGCGCAGGTGGTCACCGTGCCCGAATACACGACCGTCACCGTGGCCGCGGGGGCCACCGTGGCGCCGCGCCCGTGGGATGGGCGCAGTGGTGGCATCGTGGCCTTCCTCGCCACGGGCAGCGTGACGAACCAGGGACTCATCAGCGCGGAGGGCGCGGGCTTCCGGGGTGGTGCCTTCCTCAACCATCCGGAGATCTATTCCTGCACGGCGCTGGACCTCGCTCCGGAGGCGGGCGGCTCCTACAAGGGAGAGGGGCTGCTGGTGGGCCGCTTCGGTTCGGCCGCGGGGCGGGGCAGTGCCGCGGGCGGTGGCGGTGGCGGTAACTGTCACAACGCGGGAGGCGGAGGTGGTGCGAACGCCGGACGCGGTGGCGGTGGCGGACGCTCGACGGAGACCGACTTGATGCGGGACGTGGGCGGGCAGGGGGGAGTGCCCGCGGCGTACTCGCTCGTCGAGAAGTTCATCTTTGGGAGTGGCGGGGGCGCGGGGGAGGGCAATGACGACCTGGGGTCGGGCGGTGGCGCTGGCGGTGGCGCCGTGCTCCTCCGTGCGCGGGCGTTCTCCGGGAGCGGGCGCATCACCGTGGATGGGCTCTCTGCCCTCCCGACACCGGGTGACGATGGGGCGGGCGGTGGCGGTGCGGGCGGTGCGCTCATCCTGCGCGCGGAGGGCACGCTGGGCTGCGGCGCCGCGCGGGCGGCGGGCGGCCGGGGCGGCACGGTGAGTGACCCGGATTGGGTGTTGGGACCGGGCGGCGGTGGCGGCGGTGGCGGCGTGTTGTTGCAAGGGACGACGACGCCTTGCCCCACGGTGGTGACGGGCGGTGCCGCCGGAACGCTCACGGCCTCCGACGGGGGAACGCATGGCGCGGGGCTGGGGAGTTCGGGCGTCGTGACGCAGTACCTCACGTCCTACCGCACGCCCACGATGCCCGCCGTCAGCACGCCGGTGGATGGCGCGGTGGGGGTGCCAGACCGGCCGCGCTTCGTGGGGCGCGCCGAGCCGGGCGTTCGGGTGCTCGTCTTCGTGGACGGCGTGGAGCGGCTCCACGTGGTGGCTGACGCGGCGGGCTCGTTCTCCGCGCACATCGCGCCGCCACAGGAATCGCTCAGCGTGGGCACGCACACGGTCCACGCGGTGTCGGAGTCGCTGGGCGCCTTCAGCCGGTCCTCCGTGCCCGTCACCTTCTCCGTCGCCGCCACGTTGGAGGACGGCGGCGTGGTGGTGGAGCCCATCCTGGTGATTCCCCAGGATGGCGAGACGGTGGGAACCACACCGCTGTTCGCGGGCGTCGCGCCCAACGGCCTGACGGTGGGCATCGAGGTGGACAACGGCGCGGAGGTCATCATCCCCGTCGATGGCGCGGGCCGCTTCCGCTACCAGTGGCCCGCCGAGTCGCCGCTGGCTCCCGGGCCGCACTTCGTCACCGTGCATTCGCACAACGAGGCCGGCATCAGCGGTCCGTACTCACAGCCCATTCGCTTCGAGTCCCAGGCCGTGAGCGGCGGCGTCGATGGCGGTTCGTCCAATCCCGATGCGGGGAGCTCGCAGGGCGATGGTGGCGGGACGCAGGTCCCGGAAGAAGGCTGGCCGGTGCTCGTGGTGCCCGAGGAGGGCGAGGTGGTGGACACCACGCCACTGTTCGCGGGTGCGGCCTCGCCCGGCGCCACCGTGGTCATCGAGGTGGATGGCAGTGAGGTCGCCACGGTGACGGCCGATGACACCGGCGCCTTCCGCTACCAGGTGCCGCGCGAGGGTGCGCTGTCGGTGGGGCCACACAGTGTCGCGGCGCAGGAGCACCTCATCGCGTCCAGCCGGGCGCCGGCGCGCTCGCGCAGCACCGCCTTCCAGGTCCGGGGCCCCGCGGCGCTCGACGTGGGGTGTGGCTGTGGTGCCTCTCCCGTGGGCATGGTCGGCGCCTGGTCGCTGCTCGTGGGACTGGCGGTCCTGGCTCGGCGTCGGCGCGCGTAG
- a CDS encoding TIGR00266 family protein, with protein MARMHEVDFHIYGEDLQFVEVELDPGEAAVAEAGTLMYMEDGIEMETIFGDGSQQSSGFFGSLLGAGKRLLTGESLFTTVFFNKSGRGKRKVSFAAPYPGKIIPVNLGELGGELIAQKDSFLAAAKGVSLGIAFQKKLGTGLFGGEGFIMQRLQGDGLAFIHAGGTLHERTLGPGELLRVDTGCIVAFQPTVDYDIQLVSGIKTALFGGEGLFFATLRGPGKVWLQSLPFSRLAGRILSASRSGGARDEGSVLGGVGLGGLLGDD; from the coding sequence ATGGCACGCATGCACGAAGTGGACTTCCACATCTACGGCGAGGACCTGCAGTTCGTCGAGGTGGAGCTGGACCCGGGAGAAGCCGCGGTCGCCGAGGCCGGAACCCTCATGTACATGGAGGACGGCATCGAGATGGAGACCATCTTCGGTGACGGCTCGCAGCAGTCGAGCGGCTTCTTCGGCTCACTGCTCGGAGCGGGCAAGCGCTTGCTGACGGGCGAGTCGCTCTTCACCACCGTCTTCTTCAACAAGAGTGGCCGAGGCAAGCGCAAGGTGTCCTTCGCCGCGCCCTATCCGGGGAAGATCATCCCGGTGAACCTGGGCGAGCTTGGCGGCGAGTTGATTGCCCAGAAGGACAGCTTCCTCGCGGCGGCCAAGGGCGTGTCGCTGGGCATCGCGTTCCAGAAGAAGCTGGGCACCGGCCTGTTCGGCGGCGAGGGCTTCATCATGCAGCGGCTCCAGGGAGACGGGCTCGCCTTCATCCACGCGGGCGGTACGCTGCATGAGCGCACGTTGGGCCCCGGGGAGCTGCTGCGCGTCGACACCGGCTGCATCGTCGCGTTCCAGCCCACCGTGGACTACGACATCCAACTGGTGAGCGGCATCAAGACGGCCCTCTTCGGCGGCGAGGGCCTCTTCTTCGCCACGCTGCGCGGCCCGGGCAAGGTGTGGCTCCAGTCGCTCCCGTTCAGCCGGCTCGCGGGCCGCATCCTCTCCGCGTCGCGTTCGGGAGGCGCTCGCGACGAAGGCAGCGTGCTCGGCGGCGTCGGGCTTGGTGGGCTGCTGGGCGACGACTGA